The following are encoded in a window of Gossypium raimondii isolate GPD5lz chromosome 13, ASM2569854v1, whole genome shotgun sequence genomic DNA:
- the LOC105766819 gene encoding probable ribosome-binding factor A, chloroplastic: MPHLLLHYHAPITTVHLRSCSFPSPKPTAHIHLRSNPTTGATVKCMANPRRVKMVSKQIRRELSDMLLTDKVLQYAILPEAALGADRYLSSLTTISDVEVSADLQVVKVYVSVFGDERGKEIALAGLKSKAKYVRSELGKRMKLRLTPEIRFIEDESLERGSRVIAILDKIKAEKKTLADEDYEEEAESSVSAQDDTDWESDDPDEDIIYVK, encoded by the exons ATGCCCCACCTACTCCTCCACTATCACGCTCCAATCACAACCGTCCATCTCAGATCATGTTCTTTCCCCTCCCCTAAACCAACGGCCCATATTCACCTACGCTCCAACCCAACAACAGGCGCGACCGTAAAGTGCATGGCCAATCCTAGGAGAGTTAAAATGGTATCGAAACAGATAAGGAGAGAGCTTTCGGACATGCTCTTAACTGACAAAGTGTTGCAATACGCTATATTGCCTGAAGCCGCCTTAGGAGCCGACCGCTACCTCTCTTCCCTTACTACCATAAGTGATGTTGAAGTTTCAGCTGATTTACAG GTTGTTAAAGTGTATGTATCTGTTTTTGGTGATGAGAGAGGGAAGGAGATTGCGCTTGCCGGATTGAAGTCAAAAGCTAAATATGTTAGAAGTGAGCTGGGGAAGCGTATGAAGTTGCGGCTTACGCCAGAGATACGTTTTATCGAAGATGAATCTCTGGAGAGGGGAAGCAGG GTAATTGCcatattagataaaataaaggCGGAGAAAAAGACTTTGGCAGATGAAGATTATGAAGAAGAAGCTGAATCATCTGTTTCGGCTCAAGATGACACGGACTGGGAGAGTGATGACCCCGATGAAGATATTATTTACGTAAAGTAG
- the LOC105766829 gene encoding uncharacterized protein LOC105766829 produces MASPPGPYSGTSTLALVARASAFSFGLVYGSIKLKYLKAKARSQRKAEAKAHH; encoded by the exons ATGGCGTCTCCTCCTGGACCATACTCCGGCACCAGCACTCTCGCTCtc GTGGCTCGTGCATCTGCTTTCTCTTTTGGACTCGTTTATGGTAGCATTAAGCTCAAGTATCTCAAG GCCAAGGCAAGGTCTCAAAGGAAAGCTGAAGCAAAGGCTCACCACTGA